The genomic region TTCGCCGACCCGACCGATGGACAGGCGGACACGTTCCTCCATGCCCAGGCGGGAGGCCACCTTGCGGGCCAGGACCACGGGCAGGGTGACGGCCTCGGGCCGGGGCTGGCGGGCAAGCCAGGACACGACCGGTGCCAGGACATCCTCGTAGCAGACCACGCTGCTGACCGGATAGCCGGGGGCTCCGACCATGAGCCTGCCCCGGGCCTCGCCGATCAGGGTCGGCTTGCCGGGCATGACCGAGAGACCATGGACCAGAATTTGGCCCACTCGCTCCATGACCGTGCGGGTGTAGTCCTTGCTCCCAGCCGAGGACCCGGCGCCGATGATCACGATGTGTGATTTCTCGAGGGCCTCGCGCACGGCACGCTCCAGGGCGTCGAGGTCGTCGGGAACCGGCGGCACCCGGTGGACCGAACAGCTCCAGGACCCAGCCAGGGCGGCCAAGACCTGGGAGTTGCTCTCCACGACCTGACCGGGTCCGGGTTCGGGCCGGGCCGTGAAGTCCAACACCTCGTCGCCGGTGGGAATGACCGTCAGGCGGACGCGTTCCCAGACCGTGACCTCCCAGATGCCGGCCGTGAGCAGGGCCCCGATGTCGTAGGCGGTGATGGTGTGGTTCTGGGGCAGGAGGAGTTCCGTGGCCACGATGTCCTCCCCGATGCGGCGGACGTGCTGCATGGGAAAGGCCGGTTTTTCCACGGCCAGATCGCCGTCACGGTCCACGACGTGCTCGATCATGATCACGGCGTCCATGTCCTCGGGCAGAGGATGGCCGGTGTTCACGGGCACGAAATCCCGTCCGGCTTTCAGGATGACCGGATGTCCTTCTCGGGCCTGCCAGGTGTCCCTGGCCCGGACTGCATAACCGTCCATTGCCGCGCTGTGAAAGGTGGGCGAGGAGTAGCGGGCGAAAATGGGTTTGGCCGTAACCCGGCCCAGGGCTTCGTGCGTGGGCACGGTCTCGCGGGCCATCAGGGCCTCGCGATCCAGGGCCGAAATGGCTCTGGCCACGGCCTCGTCCACGGGAATCAACTTCAGATAGATGTTGCGGCTCATGAAACCTCCGAAAGGCATTGCGGTTCAGATCATCCAGACATTGACAGGGCTTCCGGCGGTCAGGCCCTCGCACGAGGCCGGAATGGTCAACAGGCCCTGGGCGTCGAGAAGGGTCCGAAGAAGGCCCGACTTTCCGGTGACGGGCACGGCCAGGGATCGGCCTTCGGTCGCAGGTTCCAGGGCCACGCGGACGTAGTCCTCCCGACCGGGTTTGGATGCCAGGTTTCGGGAGAGCACGGCCGGACGGATGGGTCGAATTTCGGAATCAAAGGCATCGGCCCGGCCCTGGAGATGCCAGAGAAGGGGGCCGCCAAAGACGAGCATGACTACCTGGGCCGAGGTGACCTGGCCTGGAAGACCCAGAACCGGCGTGTTCCCGCAGCGAGCCAGGATGGTCGGCTTGCCCGGGCTGATGGTCACACCGTGGGCCAGGATTTCGGAATCGGACCGAGCCTCGATGACGTTCACAGTCAAGTCCCTAGTGCCCACGGAGCTGCCGCCCGAAAGACATGCCACGTCGGCCTGATCGAGGGCCCGGGCAAGGGCCTGGGCCAGGTCTTCGAAGCGGTCCGGGACGATGCCCATGGCCAGGGGCAGACCGCCGTGGGCTCGGACCAGTCCGGCCAGGGTCACGGAGTTCACGTCCCGGACCTGGCCGGGCACGGGTTTGCCATTCACGGGTACCAGTTCGTCGCCGGTGGAAATGATTGCCACCCGAGGGCGGCGGCGGACGACGACTTCAGTTTGGCCCAGGGCGGCCAGGAGCCCAGCCTCCTGGACCCTGATGCGGGTTCCGGCGGTCAGGGCCACGGTCCCTGTAATCACATCCTCGCCTCGGAGCATGACGTTTTCGCCCGGGGCCAGGGGTCGGCGGACCTCGATGGTCGTCTCGTCCAGACGGTCGGTGTGCTCGACCATGACCACGGCGTCGGCCCCGGGGGGCAGGGTACCCCCGGTGGTGATGGCCAGACAGGTACCGGGGGCCAGGACTTCGGTGCTGATCTCCCGGATTTGCAAGGAGCCCCGAAGGTCGAGATAGCTGGGGGCCGATTCCGAGGCCCCGAAGAGGTCCACGGCCCTCACGGCGTAGCCGTCCATGCAGGACCGGGCCACGAGAGGAAGATCCTCGGAGGCGACAAGATCAATTCCCAGGACACGATCAATGGCCTGGTCCAGATCAACGGTTTCGGTACCCAGAATTGGAAACGAACGGAGAAGATCGGTGAATTCAGCCGGAGAGACGGCCCGAAAAAAGGATGTTTTCATGGTGATCGAAAGGGTTTCGGTGACAGCGGATTTTGATCTATACCGTATCTGGCATAGTTGCAAAGGGCAACCTTTCCGGGGGCAAAACCGGATTTTACAGGGAAAGCCCCCTCTGATAGAGGCCGCTGATGGCCCACTATCCCGTATTTTTGGAACTGACCGGTCGTCGATGCCTTGTCGTCGGATTGGGCCGGGTCGGTCGGCGCAAACTCGAGGGGCTTCTCGAGTGCGGACCGGCCCAGGTCACCGGGCTGGATATCCGACCGCCAGACAGTGACATTCAGAGACTCCTTGACAGCCGGGCCAACTTTTCATTTCTTCAGCGGCCGTTTCGGGCCGAGGACGTTTTGGGCCAGACGCTGGTCTTTGCCTGCTCCAGCGACGCGGGCCTCAATGCCGAGGTCGCCGAAACCTGCCGACTTCGGGGTGTATGGTGCAACGTGGCCGACGACCCGGATCAAAGCGACTTCATTCTTCCGTCTCTGATCCGGCGGGGGGATCTGGTCGTGGCCGTGTCCACATCAGGCCGGAGCCCGGCCCTGGCCCGGATGGTCCGACAGGAGCTCGATGAGATGTTCGGCCCCGGCTACGAGCCCTTGCTGACGGTCATGGGCCGGATCCGGGAAGGGGTTCTGTCCTGCGGCACGGATTGCGACCAGAACCGGGATCTGTTTCGGGCCCTGGTGGGATCAGAACTCAGGCGGCAGTTGGAAATTGGGGATCTAGCGGGGGCGGATCGGACTTTGCGTCAAGTCCTGCCCGAGGTCCTGCACCCTGAAATAGGAGTGTATCTGCATGGGTCCGGAAAAAATTTTTGAACTGTTGATCATCGTTCTGTATTTTTCCGGGGCGGTGCTCTTCCTGGGCGGCCTCGTCCTGCGCTCCACGGTTTTCCGTCGATGGGCCATGAGGTTGGCCGGAGCGGGTTTCGGACTCCACAGCGTGGACATCGGCCTGATGGTGGTTGGCCTCGGACATGAAAATTTCACCCAGGCCCAATTCCATTTCAGTCTCATGGCCTGGCTTTTTCTGGCCGTGTTCTTCTTCCTTTGCTGGCGCCTGAAGATCGAGTTTCTGAGTCTGGCCGCCGCGCCCCTGGCCTTGATCCTCTTTACCTCCTCCCTTGCCGTGTCCGATATCAAGGTTCCCGTACCCGAGACCTTGAGCAGCCTTTGGTTCGGGCTCCATGTCGGGTCCCTTTTCATCAGCATGGCGCTCTTGGCCTTGGCCTGCGGAGCGGGCATGTGCTATCTGTATCTGGAGCGGAGAATCAAGACCAAGGCCGGAATTAAGGGCTTTGCCCAGGATCTGCCGTCCCTCTCGGTCTTTGACAAGGCCAACCATTGGGCGGTTATGGCCGGGTTCCCCCTGTACACGGCGGGCATGCTTTCTGGTTTCATCTGGGCCGCGTTTACCTGGAAGCAGGTCTTCAGCTGGGACCCCAAGGAGCTCATCTCCATCGTCATCTGGAGCGTGTACGGGTATCTGTTCCATCAGCGTTTG from Deltaproteobacteria bacterium harbors:
- a CDS encoding bifunctional precorrin-2 dehydrogenase/sirohydrochlorin ferrochelatase, translating into MAHYPVFLELTGRRCLVVGLGRVGRRKLEGLLECGPAQVTGLDIRPPDSDIQRLLDSRANFSFLQRPFRAEDVLGQTLVFACSSDAGLNAEVAETCRLRGVWCNVADDPDQSDFILPSLIRRGDLVVAVSTSGRSPALARMVRQELDEMFGPGYEPLLTVMGRIREGVLSCGTDCDQNRDLFRALVGSELRRQLEIGDLAGADRTLRQVLPEVLHPEIGVYLHGSGKNF
- a CDS encoding molybdopterin molybdenumtransferase MoeA, with product MKTSFFRAVSPAEFTDLLRSFPILGTETVDLDQAIDRVLGIDLVASEDLPLVARSCMDGYAVRAVDLFGASESAPSYLDLRGSLQIREISTEVLAPGTCLAITTGGTLPPGADAVVMVEHTDRLDETTIEVRRPLAPGENVMLRGEDVITGTVALTAGTRIRVQEAGLLAALGQTEVVVRRRPRVAIISTGDELVPVNGKPVPGQVRDVNSVTLAGLVRAHGGLPLAMGIVPDRFEDLAQALARALDQADVACLSGGSSVGTRDLTVNVIEARSDSEILAHGVTISPGKPTILARCGNTPVLGLPGQVTSAQVVMLVFGGPLLWHLQGRADAFDSEIRPIRPAVLSRNLASKPGREDYVRVALEPATEGRSLAVPVTGKSGLLRTLLDAQGLLTIPASCEGLTAGSPVNVWMI
- a CDS encoding molybdopterin biosynthesis protein; the encoded protein is MSRNIYLKLIPVDEAVARAISALDREALMARETVPTHEALGRVTAKPIFARYSSPTFHSAAMDGYAVRARDTWQAREGHPVILKAGRDFVPVNTGHPLPEDMDAVIMIEHVVDRDGDLAVEKPAFPMQHVRRIGEDIVATELLLPQNHTITAYDIGALLTAGIWEVTVWERVRLTVIPTGDEVLDFTARPEPGPGQVVESNSQVLAALAGSWSCSVHRVPPVPDDLDALERAVREALEKSHIVIIGAGSSAGSKDYTRTVMERVGQILVHGLSVMPGKPTLIGEARGRLMVGAPGYPVSSVVCYEDVLAPVVSWLARQPRPEAVTLPVVLARKVASRLGMEERVRLSIGRVGERYVALPLARGAGLITSLTRAQGVTAVPTDTEGLEEGVTVPARLLVPRATLDKTLVVIGSHDNTLDILANALMGLPEPVALASAHVGSMGGLKAIASGMAMVAGAHLFDPETEDFNFPFLNRVAPGRDLILVNLAIRHQGLIVAPGNPLAISGVADLARPEVTFINRQRGAGTRILLDHTLAKAAIAPNAVKGYDKEEFTHMAVAVNVLTGAADCGLGIHAAARALGLDFIPLARERYDLVIPAEFMDDPRIAALLALLE
- a CDS encoding cytochrome C assembly protein; the encoded protein is MGPEKIFELLIIVLYFSGAVLFLGGLVLRSTVFRRWAMRLAGAGFGLHSVDIGLMVVGLGHENFTQAQFHFSLMAWLFLAVFFFLCWRLKIEFLSLAAAPLALILFTSSLAVSDIKVPVPETLSSLWFGLHVGSLFISMALLALACGAGMCYLYLERRIKTKAGIKGFAQDLPSLSVFDKANHWAVMAGFPLYTAGMLSGFIWAAFTWKQVFSWDPKELISIVIWSVYGYLFHQRLILGWQGRKPAKIVIWLFVLTILSMTIINLMMPTHHSLRP